The Trichosurus vulpecula isolate mTriVul1 chromosome 9, mTriVul1.pri, whole genome shotgun sequence region tctcccttctctaggACATTAATAGTGTGGCCGTATCTCCAAACGACAAGCTGTTGGCATCAGGTTCCCAGGACCGAACAGCCAAGCTGTGGTCCCTGCCCGACTTCTCCCTGCTGGGCGTCTTCTCTGGCCACCGTCGAGGCGTGTGGTGTGTTCAGTTCTCCCCCATGGACCAGGTGCTGGCCACAACCTCAGCCGATGGCTCCCTGAAGCTTTGGGGTCTGCAGGACTTCAGTTGCCTCAAGGTAATACTCCTTACTCCAATTCCCCAGGGGTCCAGAGTGAGTGAGGCTGGGCCTCTGCTTCATGTTCCATTCCCTTTTTCTCATCCGCAGACGTTTGAGGGTCATGATGCGTCAGTGCTGAGGGTGACCTTTGTGAGCCGAGGGACACAGTTGCTGTCCAGGTCAGCTGGGGCCCGGGGCAGGGACCCTGGTGTGGGAGGTCTGACCTAGGGCTCTGATGCCACTTCTTTCCTGATCATTGCAGTGGCTCAGATGGCCTTCTCAAACTCTGGACTATCAAAACCAATGAGTGTGTGCGGACGCTGGATGGGCATGAGGACAAGGTGTGGGGGCTGCATTGCAACCGGCAAGATGAAGCAGTTGTGACTGGAGCCAGCGATGCTCGGATCCTCCTGTGGAAGGTGAGTGAGAGCCCAGCCTCCTGGGATGGGAGGTATCTCTTCTTGGCCTCTCCTACCCTGGGCTGAACAACTCTGTTTCCAGGATGTGACTGAGACAGAGCAGGCTGAAGAGCAGGCCCGGCAGGAGGAACAAATCCTGAAGTAAGTCCCAGGGATAACACCTGCACCATCCTGCgcaccaccccgccccccccacccccagcccatcTCAGAGCCTTCCTGGCCTCTGATCCCCTCAGTCCCCCGCATCTTGCCACTCTCCCAGCACTTCCCCATTGACTCTTCACCTCTCCCCAGGCAGCAGGAGCTCTCCAACCTGCTCCAAGAGAAGCAGTATCTTCGGGCCCTGGGCCTGGCCATCTCTCTGGACAGGCCGCACACTGTGTTGACAGTTGTCAAAGGTCAGTGACTTCAAAGGGCTGGATGTACCAGAGGGGAAGGGATGGAATTGCTTGGGGGGTGATCCACCTCAACGGTGGATGTAAATCCAcagctttctcctcttttcctggcCTCACCCTCCCTGCCCCACACAGCCATCTTGAAGGATGTTGACGGTCCTAAGAAGCTGGAGGAAAAGGTGCTAAAGCTTCGGAGAGACCAGAAAGGTCAGTGCCCAGCAGGGCCTTTGGAGGGTGTGGAGGGCGAGAGGCTGAGCTGGTCCCTGACCTCTTCCCTGACCTCTTCCCTGGCCTGTTCCCAGAGGCCCTGTTGAGATTTTCCGTCACATGGAACACAAATTCCCGCCATTGCCATGAAGCCCAGGCTGTGTTGGGTGTCCTGCTACGGCACGAGAGTCCAGAAGAGCTGCTGGCCTATGAGGGAGTTCGGGTTGCCTTAGAAGCACTGCTGCCCTACACCGGTAAGTGACTGGCCCTGCAGTGGGGTTGGACCCTGTTGGGAGGGAGGAGCTCAGTCTGGAGCCCGTTGGGGATGAAGTGGGGTCAGAATCTACCCCCGGCCTCTTTATTcacctgccttcctccctcctcagagCGACACTTCCAGCGGATTGGCCGGACGCTGCAGGCTGCCATGTTCTTGGACTTCCTGTGGCAGACTATGAAGCTGCCTGAAATCTCAGCCTCCCCAGCCCTACAACCTTTGTAATGACATTTTGTATAAAAGTTTGTCAAACCTCACAAACATTTCCCTTATCTGGAATCGACCCTCCCTTGCCTGATCAAAGGGGTCAGCTTTCAAAACCTTCCCAAGTACACCCACAGGATTCATGTACCTTATGCCACTGAAACATGGGCCAGACTcagggacagagctccctgagctcAGTGGTGTGGTGTGTTAGGGGTGCATGTCTGCCTGTTTATTTTCTTCGTTTCCTGAGTTCCACTCTGAACCCAAGCCATGCTTTGGGGGCACATAAAAGAGCAGGCCTGGGCCCTGCCCCAAGAGAGTTCACagctggagagaaggaagggtgTGACAGTGGATAGGtcattgtatttggagtcaagagTATTTCCTATGTAACCTTAAATGagctaacctctctgtgccttttttttttttgtaacaattgaggaaattggactagatgagttctgctctaaatctgtgatccaggCCTTCCCTCAGGGAGCCCATACTCTGGGTGTTATACAGGAGATAAAGTTGGACTGGGAAACCTGCCTGAGTGTTCCAGGAGCTCTGTGGATAAAATGCTTCCCTAGTGTTTCAGATTCCCCATCAGTTAAACAGATCCTTTAGGGCCCTTCCCAGCTCCGAACCCTATGGCCCTGTGTCACTAGCTTGTTCTGAGGGAAGATGAGACATCCTCTCGGTCATAGACTTACAGAAGTCTCCCAATATTCACGGGGAATCTTGTGACCCAAGGTGACCCCAGGAGGAAATAGCACCCTTGATCAAGCACCCAGCTAGGAGATGACAGGAATGGACACCTTCCACCCCATTCAGGGCTGCCGTTCTGTACCACCAAAGCAGCAGGGAGGACGAGCTGTCTGTGCCTATGGGGGCACAGATCATAGATTATTGGTCTGATACTGTCCTCTCAAATAGCTCAGACCCAGGGATACAAGTGACTTGTCTCAGTCACaagggtagaatttgaactctggtcttagGAGTTGGGCAAGGGAGAAAGCAGACTCTGTTGGCCCACTCTTGGAGAGGATCCTTTAttcacacatgtacaaaaaactttttttttttttaaatgaaaccaTTTAGGACTGGGTCCCACGGGGACAAGGCCTCCTACTATAAAGCCAGACATCAGGGCACTGGAGAGGGCAGGACTTCAGAGCCTGGTATCAGAAGGATTTATCTGGGAGTCTAGGCCAGGCTGATTGGGTGGACAAGGAGAAGCTGGTCTGGCTGAGGGCAGGGAGGGTTCAGGAATCTCTAGCGCAGAAGAATCCTGAGTGGGCCCAGGAGACCTCGGTGCCTCAGGACGATAAAGGGCCTTGCGGGTCACCGAGCAGCAGCTCCGAAGGATGTCCCCTCGGCTGGGCCTGGGAGGTATGACAGGTCTGCGGCTGGGGCCTGCCATGGCGCCGCCTTCCTCCCCATTGTtgcctgggtttgaatttaggTTGGTGGTCCATGTGGGCTGGGGATGAGTGGGCAGGCGCCCCTCCTCGGGCTGGGCTTCAACTCTGTTGCAGGGTTCTGGGCCCACGCTGGCTCGGGTGGCGTTCAGGAGCATGCTCAGCCCACTAGCGTTCACGGGGTCCGGGCAGAGGAGCACAGCTGGTAACAGCCCTGAGCGGCCGAGGTACCTGCGGGAGTAGGGGGCTCGTTTTAACACACGTGCACACCCACAAGCTTGGGGAGGGCGGAGCGGCacacccttctctccttcccaccgcCTGTATGGGTCCAGCCTGCACCCCTACATACCTGCACTGCCACCAGCCACACTCAGACTCCTTTAGCACGGTGACGTGGGCCCCCACAGGCACAGACAGCTCGTCCTCCCGGCTGCTTTGGTAAGCTTCAGTAGCACAGAAAGGCAGCCCTGAATGGGGTGGAAAGTGGCCATTCCTATCATCTCCCATCTGGGTGCTTGATCAAGGGTGCTATTTCCTCCTGGGGTCACCTTGGGTCACAGGATTCCCCGTGAATATTGGGAGACTTCTGTAAGTCTATGACCGAGAGGATGTCTCATCTTCCCTCAGAACAAGCTAGTAACACAAGGGTCATAGGGTTCAGAGCTGTGAAGAGCCCTAAAGGATCTGTTTAACCGATGGGGAATCTGAATCATCTAAggaaacagctagtaaataacaGCACAGATTCCAGCACAAGGTGGGACACTTGTAGCCCCAcaacctctcccctctcctttccttccccctccctttgttGAATCACAGAAATGGTCGGTCCAGACTAAGATAGGGGGAACTTACCACTGTAGGGCATCTGGGGCATCTCCTTGCATCCCTGTCTCGGAGATAACTCCTCAAGGTAGGGTGCAGGAAACCAAGCTATCTGCTTGTCCTCATTCTCCACTAGCCACCAgcctggggagggagaaagggaaattgTATAGGGATGTAGACAACCTGACCCCTAAAACTCAGTAAGAGGGAATAGGTTTTACTTACATGGGGCAGGAAGGAAATG contains the following coding sequences:
- the NOXO1 gene encoding NADPH oxidase organizer 1 — its product is MTGTRQPESVRGVGFVLGRQPQMFILSVLWSDGSDGLIYRTFQEFRQFHKRLKNTFPLEAGLLKSSDCVLPKFQDASVLLPSGRTRRGLARLRLLEAYSQKLLGATEMISRSEVVTGFFQPRSGDLEPVLPQNSLVIVASPWERPERSPKKPVALESDIHTLEAQTFRCLDSFSTQDTRGRPFKARAREELDVLLKEPTGWWLVENEDKQIAWFPAPYLEELSPRQGCKEMPQMPYSGLPFCATEAYQSSREDELSVPVGAHVTVLKESECGWWQCRYLGRSGLLPAVLLCPDPVNASGLSMLLNATRASVGPEPCNRVEAQPEEGRLPTHPQPTWTTNLNSNPGNNGEEGGAMAGPSRRPVIPPRPSRGDILRSCCSVTRKALYRPEAPRSPGPTQDSSALEIPEPSLPSARPASPCPPNQPGLDSQINPSDTRL